From Sceloporus undulatus isolate JIND9_A2432 ecotype Alabama chromosome 6, SceUnd_v1.1, whole genome shotgun sequence, one genomic window encodes:
- the ANO10 gene encoding anoctamin-10 isoform X2, with protein sequence MKISWSAYDTYEANFRPLVVVELAKDTKDETKEWLTKKIVDKKKNGGAQLLVKPLTQDGKQMDGNSNIYLVGASHIRLLLGAETVGLVKECKDNTMRAFTYTSRKTFKDFAEDNHDFLTMAECQYIIKHELENLRAKDETMIPGYPQAKLYPGKSIMRRLMTNSILIQIFPLHDTDELKKLSHTWYKRMKFGYQPLDEIRCYFGETISLYFAFLEYITFALIPMAVIGIPYYIFDWEDYDKYVLFAGFNLVWSTVILELWKRCCAVMAYRWGTLLMKRQFEEPRPGFHGVLGINPVTGREEPVYSSFKRQLRIYLVSLPFVCLCLYFSLYVMMIYFDLEYQAHLYHEENKSDLSSLILYVPSIIYAIVIEVLNRLYRYAAEFLTSWENHRLESSYQNHLVLKVLVFNFLNCFASLFYIAFVLFDMKLLRQSLATLLITSQILNQCVEAVLPYWLQKRRNKRAKKKIKELENDADLSLFEQVNLEKGMDTYLGTFDDYLELFLQFGYVSLFSCVYPLAAVFAVLNNVTEMYSDALKMCRIFKRPFAEPTANIGVWQLAFQTMTVISVVTNCVLIGMSPQVNALFPDSKVELVLIVVLAELSP encoded by the exons ATGAAGATAAGCTGGTCTGCCTATGACACATATGAAGCTAACTTCAGACCTTTGGTAGTAGTTGAGCTTGCAAAAGATACCAAAGATGAAACTAAAGAATGGTTGACCAAGAAGATCGtggacaagaagaaaaatggag GAGCCCAACTTTTGGTTAAACCATTGACCCAAGATGGGAAACAAATGGACGGAAACAGTAATATCTATCTTGTTGGAGCATCTCACATAAGGCTACTTCTCGGAGCTGAAACGGTGGGATTGGTGAAAGAATGTAAGGATAATACAATGAGAGCCTTTACCTATACCTCTAGAAAAACTTTCAAAGATTTTGCAG aagACAATCATGATTTTCTTACAATGGCAGAATGTCAATACATTATCAAACATGAACTCGAAAACCTGAGAGCCAAAGATGAAACAATGATCCCTGGCTATCCACAGGCAAAACTTTATCCAGGAAAGTCAATTA tgcGAAGGCTAATGACTAATAGTATTCTAATTCAGATTTTTCCACTTCATGACACAGATGAATTAAAGAAACTTAGTCACACCTGGTATAAACGAATGAAATTTGGTTATCAGCCTTTAG ATGAAATTCGCTGCTATTTTGGGGAAACAATttctttgtattttgcatttttggaGTATATCACGTTTGCCTTGATTCCAATGGCTGTCATTGGAATTCCTTATTATATCTTTGATTGGGAAGATTATGACAAGTACGTGCTGTTTGCAGGATTCAATCTGGTTTGGTCTACTGTTATCCTTGAACTTTGGAAGCGGTGTTGTGCTGTTATGGCCTATCGATGGGGGACTCTGTTGATGAAGCGACAATTTGAGGAACCCAGACCAGGGTTTCATGGGGTGTTAGGTATCAACCCTGTGACTGGGAGAGAGGAGCCAGTATACTCTAGCTTCAAGAGACAGTTGCGTATTTATTTAGTCTCCTTACCATTTGTGTGCCTTTGCCTATACTTTTCACTTTACGTCATGATGATTTACTTTGACTTGGAATACCAGGCACATTTATATcatgaagaaaacaaatctgACCTAAGCAGTTTGATATTATATGTGCCCAGCATAATTTATGCTATTGTGATTGAAGTTCTGAACCGCCTGTATAGATATGCAGCAGAATTCTTAACCTCATGGG AAAACCACAGATTGGAGTCTTCATATCAGAATCATTTAGTTCTGAAAGTCTTGGTG TTCAACTTTCTAAACTGCTTCGCCTCTTTATTCTACATTGCCTTTGTCTTGTTTGACATGAAGCTTTTGAGACAG agcttgGCAACATTGCTGATAACTTCACAAATCCTTAATCAATGTGTAGAAGCTGTACTGCCTTATTGGCTCCAAAAGAGACGAAATAAGAGGGCcaagaaaaagataaaagaattgGAGAACGATGCTGACCTGTCTTTATTTGAGCAAGTTAACCTGGAAAAAGGAATGGATACCTATTTG GGAACTTTTGATGACTATTTGGAGTTGTTCTTACAGTTTGGCTATGTGAGCCTTTTTTCATGTGTCTACCCTCTGGCAGCTGTTTTTGCCGTGCTTAACAACGTCACAGAAATGTATTCTGATGCCTTAAAAATGTGCAGAATCTTTAAACGCCCATTTGCAGAGCCCACTGCAAATATAGGTGTATGGCAG ttggcTTTTCAAACTATGACTGTCATATCAGTAGTTACCAATTGTGTCCTGATCGGCATGTCACCCCAAGTAAATGCTCTTTTCCCAGACTCAAAAGTAGAACTTGTACTGATCGTGGTATTGGCTGAG CTGTCTCCCTGA
- the ANO10 gene encoding anoctamin-10 isoform X1 → MKISWSAYDTYEANFRPLVVVELAKDTKDETKEWLTKKIVDKKKNGGAQLLVKPLTQDGKQMDGNSNIYLVGASHIRLLLGAETVGLVKECKDNTMRAFTYTSRKTFKDFAEDNHDFLTMAECQYIIKHELENLRAKDETMIPGYPQAKLYPGKSIMRRLMTNSILIQIFPLHDTDELKKLSHTWYKRMKFGYQPLDEIRCYFGETISLYFAFLEYITFALIPMAVIGIPYYIFDWEDYDKYVLFAGFNLVWSTVILELWKRCCAVMAYRWGTLLMKRQFEEPRPGFHGVLGINPVTGREEPVYSSFKRQLRIYLVSLPFVCLCLYFSLYVMMIYFDLEYQAHLYHEENKSDLSSLILYVPSIIYAIVIEVLNRLYRYAAEFLTSWENHRLESSYQNHLVLKVLVFNFLNCFASLFYIAFVLFDMKLLRQSLATLLITSQILNQCVEAVLPYWLQKRRNKRAKKKIKELENDADLSLFEQVNLEKGMDTYLGTFDDYLELFLQFGYVSLFSCVYPLAAVFAVLNNVTEMYSDALKMCRIFKRPFAEPTANIGVWQLAFQTMTVISVVTNCVLIGMSPQVNALFPDSKVELVLIVVLAEHLALALKFLMSYVIADKPRDIQIKLARLEFESLEALKQQQMKLAVESIKEETS, encoded by the exons ATGAAGATAAGCTGGTCTGCCTATGACACATATGAAGCTAACTTCAGACCTTTGGTAGTAGTTGAGCTTGCAAAAGATACCAAAGATGAAACTAAAGAATGGTTGACCAAGAAGATCGtggacaagaagaaaaatggag GAGCCCAACTTTTGGTTAAACCATTGACCCAAGATGGGAAACAAATGGACGGAAACAGTAATATCTATCTTGTTGGAGCATCTCACATAAGGCTACTTCTCGGAGCTGAAACGGTGGGATTGGTGAAAGAATGTAAGGATAATACAATGAGAGCCTTTACCTATACCTCTAGAAAAACTTTCAAAGATTTTGCAG aagACAATCATGATTTTCTTACAATGGCAGAATGTCAATACATTATCAAACATGAACTCGAAAACCTGAGAGCCAAAGATGAAACAATGATCCCTGGCTATCCACAGGCAAAACTTTATCCAGGAAAGTCAATTA tgcGAAGGCTAATGACTAATAGTATTCTAATTCAGATTTTTCCACTTCATGACACAGATGAATTAAAGAAACTTAGTCACACCTGGTATAAACGAATGAAATTTGGTTATCAGCCTTTAG ATGAAATTCGCTGCTATTTTGGGGAAACAATttctttgtattttgcatttttggaGTATATCACGTTTGCCTTGATTCCAATGGCTGTCATTGGAATTCCTTATTATATCTTTGATTGGGAAGATTATGACAAGTACGTGCTGTTTGCAGGATTCAATCTGGTTTGGTCTACTGTTATCCTTGAACTTTGGAAGCGGTGTTGTGCTGTTATGGCCTATCGATGGGGGACTCTGTTGATGAAGCGACAATTTGAGGAACCCAGACCAGGGTTTCATGGGGTGTTAGGTATCAACCCTGTGACTGGGAGAGAGGAGCCAGTATACTCTAGCTTCAAGAGACAGTTGCGTATTTATTTAGTCTCCTTACCATTTGTGTGCCTTTGCCTATACTTTTCACTTTACGTCATGATGATTTACTTTGACTTGGAATACCAGGCACATTTATATcatgaagaaaacaaatctgACCTAAGCAGTTTGATATTATATGTGCCCAGCATAATTTATGCTATTGTGATTGAAGTTCTGAACCGCCTGTATAGATATGCAGCAGAATTCTTAACCTCATGGG AAAACCACAGATTGGAGTCTTCATATCAGAATCATTTAGTTCTGAAAGTCTTGGTG TTCAACTTTCTAAACTGCTTCGCCTCTTTATTCTACATTGCCTTTGTCTTGTTTGACATGAAGCTTTTGAGACAG agcttgGCAACATTGCTGATAACTTCACAAATCCTTAATCAATGTGTAGAAGCTGTACTGCCTTATTGGCTCCAAAAGAGACGAAATAAGAGGGCcaagaaaaagataaaagaattgGAGAACGATGCTGACCTGTCTTTATTTGAGCAAGTTAACCTGGAAAAAGGAATGGATACCTATTTG GGAACTTTTGATGACTATTTGGAGTTGTTCTTACAGTTTGGCTATGTGAGCCTTTTTTCATGTGTCTACCCTCTGGCAGCTGTTTTTGCCGTGCTTAACAACGTCACAGAAATGTATTCTGATGCCTTAAAAATGTGCAGAATCTTTAAACGCCCATTTGCAGAGCCCACTGCAAATATAGGTGTATGGCAG ttggcTTTTCAAACTATGACTGTCATATCAGTAGTTACCAATTGTGTCCTGATCGGCATGTCACCCCAAGTAAATGCTCTTTTCCCAGACTCAAAAGTAGAACTTGTACTGATCGTGGTATTGGCTGAG